Genomic DNA from Deltaproteobacteria bacterium HGW-Deltaproteobacteria-18:
AGCTGTTTCTGACCATCGTGCACCCCGACGACCGCGCCGCCGTTGGCCACGCTTACGCCTCCTCCATTGAGGAACACAAGGCTCACTACGAGATCGAGCATCGCATTGTACGCAGGGACAACGGAGAAATCCGTTTTGTAATCGAACGCTGCATCCACGAGCGGGATGCCGAAGGCACGGTCATCCGCTCCGTCGGCATGATCCAGGACATCACCGAGCGCAAGCGGGAGGAGAAGGAGTTGCTGCTGGCCAAGGAGCAGGCCGAAGCAGCTAACCGGGCAAAATCCGAATTCCTGGCCAACATGAGTCATGAAATCCGAACTCCCTTGAACGGCATCCTGGGCATGCTTCAGCTTCTCAAAACATCCGTGCAGGACAAGGAAGAATTGCAGTTTTGCGCCTTGGCCATCCAGTCCACCAACCGTCTGACCAGCCTGCTCTCAGACATTCTGGACCTCTCCCGGGTGGAGGCGAACATGATGCCCATCCGTTCCGAACGCTTTAACCTGCGCAGCGTGCTGGCTCAAACCATTGATCTTTTCGCACCTGTCGCAGTCCAGACCGGTGTCACGTTAACACGTCATCTCGACCCTGGCCTCCCGGCTTGGGTTGTCGGAGATTCCATCAGGCTACAGCAGGTGCTCACAAATCTGATCGCCAACTCCTTTAAATTCACCAAGAGCGGGCACGTGAACGTCGAGGCCTATGCGCTTCCTGCACGCAGCAATGATACCTTGAAAGTCCTCTTCTCCATTGAAGATACCGGATGCGGCATTGCGGATGAAGATCTTGAAAATTTGTTCAAACCCTTCACCCAGGTAAGCCAGGGGTATACTCGAAACCACCAGGGTGCCGGATTGGGGCTGATCATAAGCAAGCAACTGGTGGGCCTCATGGGCGGAAACATTGCCGTTGAAAGCGAGGAGGGAATCGGGACTACCGTTGCTTTTTGCGTGACCTTCGGCAAGCAAGCGCAGCTTCATGATGACGATGTTACGGCGGAATGCCGCACCGAGACGCAGATGTCTCGCCGGATTCTTTTGGCCGAAGACGACGAAACAACGGTTTTCAGTATCAGCAGACTGTTGGAAAAGTCCGGGCACAGCGTGACCGTGGCCCACATGGATGGCATCGAAGCCTGCCAGCGTATTCGGGGCTCTGGAAATTCCCGCAAACGGGATATCCCGATCATTGCCATGACGGCTTACGCCATGGACGGAGATCGGGAGAAGTTTCTGGCTGCGGGCATGAGCGGATACGTAGCAAAGCCCGTAAATATGGAGACTCTCATGCAGATGATGTCCGAAATGCTCGCAGAACAGCGGCGCTAGGAAAGCAGACTCGCCCCGTGGTGCAGGACACAATTTGCCTAAGTTTCTAGATTGATTCGGGTGGATCAAAAATCAAAGTCAAAAATACGTAAGTAGGGCACCGTATTGAGCCCCCCTTGAGTGCTTCTATATTCCTGCTCTATCTGAGCGGGCAACGCGCCCTGTACCGCAAACTGGTCAAGAACGCACGCGCCCGTTGCCGTAACACGGAGCACCCGGCAGACCGGCCTTCTGCGGGGAAAGCGCACCAAGGCAAGAGCGCTGCAAAAAAAGTCAGCAATGACAAGGTCCTGATCCACAGGCGCGGCGCACGTCATGGCCATCGATCGAGGGCGACCATTTCGGACTTTTTTAGTCCGAAAAATCTTGACATGCGCACCGCAACACAACTAATGAAAGAGCTTGAAGGGGAGTAGCTCCACGAGGCAAGGTCAACAATACTGGCGCTCACGCGCTTGGCCCTGCCGTCGGATTACACCGATGAGCAAGACCTTCAGCATGTCAAACATGCTGGAGGTCTTTTTTTGGACCTCCAGCCAAACCCCGGAGGTTCCATGAAGAACGTTTCCAGCAGCGCCGCTGCCCTGCCTTTCCCCCTGACCTATCTCTTTTTCCCCATCATCGCCTTGGCCTTCTGCCTTGCCTGGCCCGATATCGCGGACGCCAAACGAATGGGCGGAGGCGGCTCGTTTGGCAGCAAATCCTCGTACAGCAAGAGCTACGCGAAACCAGCGGATAAAAGCCCCGGCATGACGCAGCAGGCCGCGCCCGCTTCCCCTTCCCGTTTTGGTGGCCTGGGCGGCATGTTTGGCGGCCTGTTGATGGGCGGCCTGATCGGCTCCATGCTTTTTGGCGGCGGTATCGGCGGCCCCGGCATGCTCGACCTGCTGCTCCTTGCCGCGGGCGGCTTCCTGCTCTTCAAGTTCATCAGATCAAGACGCGTCGCCACGGCAAATTCCGCTCCATACGCATTCCAGGGGGCCGGTACCGAACACACGGCAACGTCCGGCGGCGGCTGGGGCCAGCGCCTGGAGCCCCAGGTCCAGCGCGCTCCCGTCCTGCCGAAGGATGTCGACGAACAGGAATTCCTGGCAGGAGCCAAGGCCCTCTACGTCCGCCTGCAGGGCTCCTGGGACCGCCGCGATCTCGACGACATCAGCCAGTTCACAAGCCCCGAGGTGCATGCGGAAATCGCCCGCCAGGCCACAGACGACCCCACACCGGGCCGTACGGAGATCCTGATGGTCGACGCACGCGTGCTTGAGTCCCGCACCGAAGGCACGGAAACAGTGATCAGCGTCCTCTTTGACGCCCTGCTCCGCGAAGACGGCCCGGCCGCGCCTTCAGAGCAGATCCGGGAGATCTGGCACATCCGCCGCGACGAAACCGCGACCTCGGCGCAATGGACGCTGGAGGGCATACAGCAGCTGGAAGTTTAAGGTGAAATCGAAGAGCCGGGACGGTCATCCGCCCCGGCTCTTCGATTCTTCACTGCGTGGACCTTTCAGTCGAAATCACGGCTTTCTGCTTTCCCGGTCAATGCGGTGCACCGGAGCGACATGACGCCCATCTTCCGACGCCGGATACGCACATCCCGGCATTCGATGCGCCACTTCTCAGCATGGAAACTCCTGCCGCCTAATCCTTTATGGCAGCATCTCTCAAACCATGCACGGATGCCCCGCCTTGATCGGGGTCCGGATCGAAATCTGCATTCCCGCAAAAACTACGTTTATGTCGCTTGCTGCAAAAATGTAAAAGCCGACACCTCAAACCGTCCGCCACGAGGCGGACATCATCGCAGTTGCTGGTCACGCTTTTCCGCACTACCGTGACCGCCTTGAGACCAACAGGCCGGAAAGCTAAGGGATATTCAGGCTTGGATACGCGGCGTCGGAAACTTCTGCCCCTGCGGCCCGATTGTTGCTCAAGACTCTGTAACCACCCACGGCGGAACACCGCCCAACCCTCGGCAACGGAAGAAATGCGGATGGACATGACCTTTCTTTTCCCGGTGCAGCTCAGCCTGCGCGTGGCCGCCCTGGCCACCCTGACCTCCCTGGTCTTCGGGGTGCTCCTTGGGTGGGTCTTTCACCGCTACCGCTTCCCGGGAAAGGAACTGCTTGATTCCATTCTGAGCCTGCCCATGGTGCTGCCGCCTACGGTGCTCGGCTATTATCTCATCGTGCTGCTCGGCCGGAACGGCTTTGTGGGGCGCTGGCTGGAACAGGCATTCGGCGTGACGCTGATCTTCACCTGGCAGGGCGCGGTGGTCGCCGCCGCAGTGGTGTCCTTCCCGCTCATCTTCAAATCCTCCCGCGCCGCGCTTGGCGGCGTGGAACGCAAGTACGAGGACGCGGCCCGGACCATGGGATACCAGGAATGGCGTGTCTTTCTGCGCGTCTGCCTGCCACTCGCCGCGCGCGGCATTCTGGCCGGAACCATGCTCGCCTTTGCCCGGGCCATGGGCGAGTTCGGAGCCACACTCATGATCGCGGGCAACCTGCCCGGACGAACCCAGACCCTGTCGCTGGCCGTATACAGCGCAACCCAGGCCGGACAGGACGACCTGGCCGCGCAGCTCGTGCTGCTCATCTCCGTGCTGTGCACCCTCATCCTCTGGGTTTCGGGACGGCTCCTGACGCCCAGATGGCAGGCCTGACCATGTTCGTGATCAGCCGCACCGCAAGCTCCCATTCCGAGGCATCCATGCACCCACGGACCGCACCGAAAGCAACGGCCCGAACTATTTCCATAGACATCGACACGCGCGTGACCGCCCCGGGCGCCGAGTTTCGCCTGCAAGCCCGATTCGATGCGCCTGGACGACGCATCGCCCTCTTCGGCCCCTCGGGTTCGGGCAAAAGCCTGACCCTGATGTCCCTGGCCGGACTGCTGAGGCCCCACAGCGGCCGCATCGAGGTTTGCGGCCGCACCTTCCTCGACACCGCCTCCGGCGTGAACGTCCCGGCCCGCAAGCGCAACATCGGCATGCTCTTCCAGGACTACGCCCTCTTCCCGCACCTGACCGTGCGCGACAACGTGTCCTTTGGCCTCAAGCCCATCTTCGGCCCACTGAAGGCGGCGCACCGCGAACGCGTCGACGAACTGCTGGAGCTGTGCGGTCTGACGGCGCTGGCTGGCCAGCGCCCCGCCCAGATCTCCGGTGGGCAGCGCCAGCGCACGGCCCTGGCCAGGGCCCTGGCCCCAAGCCCTGACCTGCTCCTGCTGGACGAACCCTTCACCGCCCTTGACCAGCCCCTGCGGGAACGGATGCGCGCGGAGCTTTTCGACATCCTGGAACGGTTCGATCTGCCCATGGTCATGGTCAGTCACGACCTTGAAGACGTGGACCATTTCGCCCAGACCCTGGTCGCTTTCGGCCACGGCAGGGTGCTTTCCGTCATCGACTACGAGGCCCGGCGCAAATTGGAAAACCCCCGCCAGATCCTCGATCCCCTGTTCCTGGCCGCCCAGACCTGCAAATGAAAAGGGCCTGGCGTAAAAAAAGTCGCACCGGGCCCACACATAAGGGAAACTTGATTATTCGAGCGCCAGGATCACGGAGAACGCCTTGACCATGGCGCAGATGTCGTCACCAACCTTGAGGTCCAGCTTGCTCACGGACTCGTCGGTGATCAGCGACGTGATCTTGGTGCCGTCGGCGAGGTCCACGACCACTTCGGCCGCGATCTGACCGGTGTTGACGGCCGAAATCCTGCCGCAGAACTTGTTGCGGGCGCTGGTCCTCAGCATGGTGTCCTCCTTGACCAGCACGACCCAGGGCGCCTTGACCGTGGCGATGACGGTCATACCCATGGCCAGCCCAAGATTCTCGAAGCTGTCCTTGGTTATCACGGACACGACCTTGAGCCCCGTGGCCGTGGTCACCTCCACCTCGCTCAGGATCATGCCTTCGCGGATGGCGCTTATCTGACCGACGAACATATTTCTTGCTGAAGTCTTCATCTTTTTCTCCTCAAGTATGTAATGATTCATGATCCGACGTGTATCGGCATCGGAAAAACTGACATACTGGGAGGACGGGCTCTGGTGGCCGAGCATGGCGTCCACCACGGCCAGCGGCACTCCGCCGCGCAGCAGTTCCACGGCCCTGGAATGACGGAGTACGCGAGGATTCAGCAGTTCGCGGGGAATGCCTGTGCCCAGGCCGCGCTCGGAGAACTTGCGGCGCACATATCCCTGATCCATGCGGAAAATCTGCCCCCGCAGCTCCATGCTCATGGGATGCTCGAAAAAATGGGCCAGCGCGTCCACGACCTCGGCAGGCAAGGGGATCTCGCGGGGCGCGTCGCCCCGGACCATGGCCACCCCCCGGGCAAGGTCGAAGTCGGTCGCATCGTCAAGATCAAGAACCTCGCCGAGGCGCATGCCGGTAAAGCGCAGAATGAGGAAGAGGAGCCATATGCGGGTGCGCGCCTGACGGGTCCGGGCGTCACGGGCCGCATGCATCCATTCGCGAAATGAGCGCGTCAGGGCTTCGAGCTGGCCGGGATCGAGATGCTTGACCGAATCGGGAACCTGAAAAATCCGGGCCGCCCTTGGGGCGCGCTTTGCCCCGGCAACCGGATCTTCCAGCCCACGGCGCCTTATTTCCTCCTGCGCCATAAAGGCCAGTTGCATCAATGTATTCGGATCAAGCTGGTCCAATTTGTGCATTTCTTCTCCAGGCAACAGATTTACACGATCAAATAATTTCCTGTTAATAGTGATGCACAATATGCAGCACCCCGATCAATGCAGTCACGCTTTATCATGCTTGCGTGACCACATTGCCAAACAGCTGCAATTCCGGCCAGGAAAAAAGCAACAAAAAAAGGAGACTCTCATGAATTTTAAATCATTGCATGCATTTTTGTCGCTTTGCATTGTCCTCTTGTCCACCCCTGCCATGGCAGGGGACCTCCTCGTCTCGGCGGCCGCCAGCCTGACCAACGCCTTCTCGGAGATGAAGGCACCCTTCGAGAAGGCCCATCCCGGGACCACCCTGGTCCTGAATTTCGCTTCTTCCGGGGCACTGCTCAAGCAGATGGAACAGGGCGCTCCCGTTGACGTCTTCGCCTCGGCCGACCAGGTTACAATGGACAAGGCCGAAAAACTCATCGAACCTGGCACCCGTGTCAATTTCGCGGGCAACGCCCTGGTCCTGATCGTGCCTGCCGAAGGAGGCCTGCCCCTGACCGGCGCGGCGGAGCTCAAGGGAGCGCAGGTCAAACTCGTCGCCATCGGCAATCCCGACTCCGTCCCGGCCGGGCGTTACGCCAAGGGCGCTCTGGAACTCGCGGAACTTTACGATGCCCTGACCCCCAAATTCGTCCTTGCGGAGAGCGTGCGCCAGGCTCTGGACTACGTTGCCCGAGGCGAAGTCCAGGCAGGCTTCGTCTACGCCACGGACGCGGCCCTGCGCGCCGACAAGGTCAAGGTCGCGGCCGAGTTGGCCGGGCACAAACCGATCAGCTACCCCGTCGCCTTGCTGGCAGCTTCAAAGGAAAAGGAAATGGGACAGGCTTTCCTGGATTTCGTGACGGGAGAGGAAGGCCAGGCCATCCTGGCGAAGTTCGGGTTCAAAAGACCGTAAATTTAACGGGAAGTATCCGGAAAGAGACCCGTGCCCAAAATTGCCGTCACATTGAAGAAGGGAATCCATTTCTTTCGATTACCTGAAATAATGGATTCCCGCTCTCACGGAAATGACGCAGAGGTTCTCTCCGAATTTATTAAAGTGAAACATGCAATCAGCCCTTGTTACGCGAAATTCCGAATTTCTTGCATTTCTCGTACAATGTGGCCCTGGAGATGTTGAGATATTTGGCCGTCTTGACCATATTTCCACGATTCAGTTCAAGAGCCTTCAGAATAAACTCAGCTTCCATGTTCGCGTTCAAAGCTTGCAGGGATGTCGACGAGGAGAACGTTTCTTCGGGCTCACGCGTACCGGAGGCCTCCGAGTTCTGGAGATGCCGGGCCGAAAATTCGTCGACCGAATCGGCGCGGCTGGCCCTGCTCCCGGCCAACAGCGCTGATGACAAATCTTGAGGCCTTATTGCGTGCCCTTCACCCACGCTTATGGCGTGAACCAAAGTGTTGCGCAATTCGCGGATATTTCCCGGCCAGTCGTAAGCCATGAGCAGGTGCATGGCCTCCTCGGAAATCTTTGCGGCCTCCTTCCCCATACGCGCGAGCAGGGCTGCAGCGATAATCGGAATATCCGATCTGCGCTCCGCCAGTGAAGGGATCTGCAGGGGCAACGCACTGACACGGTAATACAAATCTTCGCGGAAGCTCCCCTCCTCGACAACCTTCAGCAGGTCACGATTTGTTGCCGCTACCAAACGAAAATCCACCGGACGGGCCGTTGACGACCCGACCCTGCAAACCCTCTTCTCCTCCAATACCCGCAGAAGTTTGGCCTGTGCGGCCAAAGGCATATCGCCGATTTCATCCAAAAACAGGGTCCCTTTGTCAGCCAGTTCAATGAGCCCTACCTTGCCGTCCTTGCTGGCCCCGGAGAACGCCCCGGAAACGTAACCGAACAGCTCGGATTCGAAGAGTTCGATGGGCACCGCCGCGCAGTTGATACCCACGAAAGGCCCATCCTTGCGGGGGCTCGATGCGTGCAGAGCGTTGGCGAAGAGTTCCTTGCCCGTGCCCGTGGGGCCCTGGATAAGGACGGCAAAATCCGTCTGGGCGTAGTTGCTCAGCCTGTTCTTGGCAAACAGCAGAGGTTTGCTGTCGCCCAGGATGTTGTCCAGCGTATAGCGGGCCGACAAGGCGCTCTGCATCCGCCGCCTGTAAAAGCTGACCCTGCTGTCCAACTGCTCGACCCTCTCGACCAGCGTCTTGAGTTCATGAGGGTTGCGGAACAGGCACATGGAGACCATACCGACGATCATGCCCTCGTCATCGCGCATGGGCAGACGGTTGACTATGGTGGTCTTCTTTCCTTCCCCCTCGCCGACGACGCACAGGTCGCCGATTTCCTCGTTCCCTGAGCGCATTACGCTGAGCGCCCGCGTCTTGGGCAGGACGTCGACGATGTTTTTATTCGCCAGATTCTCCTTCGAAGTCCCCAGGATATCGGCGTACACGTCGTTGATGTACAGAATTTCTCCTTTTGTATCACATAGATAGATCCCAACTGGAAGCCCGTCGAGAATCTTGCGGAACAGTTTCTCAGGCATATCGCCGCCGATCTTTTCCATATCTTCCCCACTCCTGCGTGCAGTTGTACGAGCGCTCTCGACCCTGATCACGCACATGCCTGCCTTGGCTGGGACTGTCCAGAAAAAGTGTCCAGAAAATCAAACACTACTGTCCAGACACTGTACAAAAATCCGGACACTATACAGACAACCTGTTAAAATCGGTCCGCAACAAACCCCGCCACAGCTTGTGAAAAAAAGAATTTAGCCCCGGCCCTGCCTTGGTTCCGGCTTTTTCGCCCCCTTCGCTCCCCGAACTTGGCTCGCGCATTGCTCATAGGAACTCAATTGTCGTGAACAATAATCAAAATCTACATGCAAAGGAGAATCATCCCATGCCTAAAATGACACCCAGCGAAGCAATGGCGGAAGTGCTGGTCCAGGAAGGCGTCAACCATGTCGGCGGCATCCTCGGTTCGGCCTTCATGGATCTGCTCGACCTGTTTCCCGCAGCCGGAATAGACTTCATATCGGTACGCCATGAACAGACTGCCGGACACATGGAAGACGCCTACTCCCGCCTGACCGGCAAGGCCGGCGTCGTCATCGGCCAGAACGGGCCGGGCGTGACGAACTTCGTCACGGCGGTGGCCACGGCCAACATGGCCCACACGCCCATGATCGTGCTCTCGCCCAGCGCAGGCTCCATCTCCGTGGGTTGGGACGGATTCCAGGAATGCGACACCTGGAACCTCTTCAAGCCCATCACCAAGGCCTCCCTGCGCGTGCCACACCCCAAGCGCGCCGCCGACATCCTGCGCACGGCTTTCCGCATCGCCTACGCCGAGCGTGGACCGGTGCTGGTCGACATCCCGCGCGACTATTTCTACGGCGAGATCGACGAAGATATTCTGCACCCCTCCCAGTACCGGGTAGCCCCGGGCGGAATCGGCAACCCGGAGCATTTCGCCGCTGCGGTTGAAGTGCTGAAGAACGCCAAAAATCCGGTCATTGTTTCCGGGCGCGGCGTGGTGGATGCAGGCTGCATCGACACCATCAAGGCCCTGGCCGAACACCTCGGCGCACCCGTGGCCACGACGTACATGCACAACGACGCGTTCCCCTATGAGCATCCCCTGTGGACCGGCCCCATCGGCTACATGGGTTCCAAGGCGGCCATGCGCATCCTGCAGAACGCCGACGTCATCCTGGCCGTGGGCACCCGCCTGTCCTACTTCGGCACCCTGCCCCAGTACGACATCAACTACTTCCCCAAGACGGCGAAGATCGTGCAGATCGACATCAACCCGCGCCACATCGCCAAGACGCACCCAGTGGCAGTGGGCCTGTGCGCCGACGCCAAGGACGCCTCCGAGGAACTCTTCGCCCGCCTGCGCGCCGCCGTTCCCGCCAAGCAGGACTTGAGCTCGACGTACACCATGGTCAAGGCAGAATTGGCGGACTGGTACGCCGAGATCGCCGCCATCGCCGACGAACCCACGATCGAAGGCCGGATGCACCCGCGCAAGGCCCTGGAAATCGTGGGCAGGTTCATCACTGACACCAACGCCATCGCCACCACGGACATCGGCAACACATCCTCCACGGCCAACAGCTACCTGCGCTTCAACCAGCCCAAGCGCCATGTGGCCACGCTGACCTTCGGCAACACCGGGTTCGCCTATCAGGCCGGCCTGGGCGCGCAGCTGGCCTGTCCCGAGGACACCGTTGTCTCCATCGTCGGCGACGGCGCCTGGGGCATGAGCCTCTTCGAGGTTCCGACCGCCGTTCAGTACAATCTCCCGGTCATCGCCACCGTCTACAACAACGGCGCCTGGTGCGCGGAAAAGAAGAACCAGATCGACTTCTACAACAACCGCTTCGTGGGCGCGGACATCTGGTCCAAGTCCTACGCGCGGATCGCCGAGGCCATGGGTGCCGACGGTTACGTCGTCAACACCCAGAAGGACCTGGCCGAAGCCCTGGACGCTGCAAGGAAGAACCGACGTCCGGCTGTCATCGAGGTCATGACCGACGGCACCCGCCTGGCCCCGCCCTTCCGGCGCGACGCTCTGGCCCTGCCGACCCGCTTCCTGCCCAAGTACGAGCATCTGGACAAGAAGCACTTCCCCGGAGCCTAAAAGTCAGCCACAGGCTTGCCTCCCTCCGGGGCGGGTCCACTGCGGGACCCGCGAGCAGAGTGGACGAACTCATTCAGGCCGGTCGCAGAGCACAGGAACAGGTGGCCGCATATACCCAGGAACAGATAGATGACGTCTGCCTCGCCGCAGGCTGGGCACTGTACAACGACGAGAATGCGCAGGCCATGTCAGCCCTGGCCGTCGAGGAAACGGGCTACGGCAACTACGAGAGCAAGGTCGTCAAACATAAGCGCAAGGTCGGCGGAGCCGTCGAGGGCATCCTCGGCAAGACGTCCGTTGGCCTCATCGAACGCGACGAGGAGACAGGCATCTCCAAATACGCCAAACCTGTCGGCCTGGTCTGCGCCATCCTGCCCGCGACCAACCCCACGGCCACGGCGGGCACCAAGGCCGTGGCCATCCTCAAGGGCCGCAACGCGGTCATCTTCCGGCCCAGCAGCCGGGCCCGCAAGGCCAGCACCCTGGCCGTGGAATTCATGCGCGCGGCCCTGCGCCGGATCGGAGCCCCCGAGGACCTGGTGCAGATCTATGACGACGCGGACATCCCCTCCACGGCCGAACTCATGCAGAAGTGCGACCTGGTCGTGGCCACAGGCGGCGGTCCCATGGTCCGCGCGGCCTACTCCAGCGGCACCCCCTCCTACGGCGTGGGCGTGGGCAACGCGGTCTGCATCATCGCCGAGGATGCCGATGTGGAGGAAGCCGTATCCATGATCACCGCCAGCAAGACTTTCGACTACGCCACGTCGTGCTCTTCGGAGAACTCCATCATCGTGCAGCGCGGCGTCCTCGATGACGTGCTTGCGGAAATCCGGACCAACAAGGGCTACATCTGCTCCCACGAAGAGAAGGCGAAGCTGCGCGAGTGGATGTGGCAGACGAACGACAAAGGCCAACTCAAGATCAACGGCAAAATCGTGGCCCAGTCGGCGACGCGCATCGCGGCCGACGCCGGGATCGAGGTGCCCGCAGACACCTGCATGCTGGTGGTCATGGGCGAGGAACCCGCGGTGAAGGACAAATTCGCCGACGAGAAGATGAGCCCGGTCCTGACGCTCTTCACCTACGAGACCTTCGACGAAGCCCTGGAAAAGATCACGTCCATCACGAACCGTTACGGCCGCGGACACTCCATGGGCATCCACACCTACCGGGCCGACTACATCGAGCGCATGGGGCAGACCATGCTCACCAGCCGCATCACGGTCCGCCAGCCCATGGCTGCGGCCAACGGCGGACACGCAACAAATTACATGCCGCCCACCGCAACCCTGGGATGCGGCACCTGGGGCAAGAACAGCACCACGGAAAACATACATTACAAGCATTTCCTGAACGTGACCTGGGTCAACG
This window encodes:
- a CDS encoding sigma-54-dependent Fis family transcriptional regulator; translated protein: MPEKLFRKILDGLPVGIYLCDTKGEILYINDVYADILGTSKENLANKNIVDVLPKTRALSVMRSGNEEIGDLCVVGEGEGKKTTIVNRLPMRDDEGMIVGMVSMCLFRNPHELKTLVERVEQLDSRVSFYRRRMQSALSARYTLDNILGDSKPLLFAKNRLSNYAQTDFAVLIQGPTGTGKELFANALHASSPRKDGPFVGINCAAVPIELFESELFGYVSGAFSGASKDGKVGLIELADKGTLFLDEIGDMPLAAQAKLLRVLEEKRVCRVGSSTARPVDFRLVAATNRDLLKVVEEGSFREDLYYRVSALPLQIPSLAERRSDIPIIAAALLARMGKEAAKISEEAMHLLMAYDWPGNIRELRNTLVHAISVGEGHAIRPQDLSSALLAGSRASRADSVDEFSARHLQNSEASGTREPEETFSSSTSLQALNANMEAEFILKALELNRGNMVKTAKYLNISRATLYEKCKKFGISRNKG
- the xsc gene encoding sulfoacetaldehyde acetyltransferase — its product is MPKMTPSEAMAEVLVQEGVNHVGGILGSAFMDLLDLFPAAGIDFISVRHEQTAGHMEDAYSRLTGKAGVVIGQNGPGVTNFVTAVATANMAHTPMIVLSPSAGSISVGWDGFQECDTWNLFKPITKASLRVPHPKRAADILRTAFRIAYAERGPVLVDIPRDYFYGEIDEDILHPSQYRVAPGGIGNPEHFAAAVEVLKNAKNPVIVSGRGVVDAGCIDTIKALAEHLGAPVATTYMHNDAFPYEHPLWTGPIGYMGSKAAMRILQNADVILAVGTRLSYFGTLPQYDINYFPKTAKIVQIDINPRHIAKTHPVAVGLCADAKDASEELFARLRAAVPAKQDLSSTYTMVKAELADWYAEIAAIADEPTIEGRMHPRKALEIVGRFITDTNAIATTDIGNTSSTANSYLRFNQPKRHVATLTFGNTGFAYQAGLGAQLACPEDTVVSIVGDGAWGMSLFEVPTAVQYNLPVIATVYNNGAWCAEKKNQIDFYNNRFVGADIWSKSYARIAEAMGADGYVVNTQKDLAEALDAARKNRRPAVIEVMTDGTRLAPPFRRDALALPTRFLPKYEHLDKKHFPGA
- a CDS encoding integrase — encoded protein: MHKLDQLDPNTLMQLAFMAQEEIRRRGLEDPVAGAKRAPRAARIFQVPDSVKHLDPGQLEALTRSFREWMHAARDARTRQARTRIWLLFLILRFTGMRLGEVLDLDDATDFDLARGVAMVRGDAPREIPLPAEVVDALAHFFEHPMSMELRGQIFRMDQGYVRRKFSERGLGTGIPRELLNPRVLRHSRAVELLRGGVPLAVVDAMLGHQSPSSQYVSFSDADTRRIMNHYILEEKKMKTSARNMFVGQISAIREGMILSEVEVTTATGLKVVSVITKDSFENLGLAMGMTVIATVKAPWVVLVKEDTMLRTSARNKFCGRISAVNTGQIAAEVVVDLADGTKITSLITDESVSKLDLKVGDDICAMVKAFSVILALE
- the modB gene encoding molybdate ABC transporter permease subunit, which produces MRMDMTFLFPVQLSLRVAALATLTSLVFGVLLGWVFHRYRFPGKELLDSILSLPMVLPPTVLGYYLIVLLGRNGFVGRWLEQAFGVTLIFTWQGAVVAAAVVSFPLIFKSSRAALGGVERKYEDAARTMGYQEWRVFLRVCLPLAARGILAGTMLAFARAMGEFGATLMIAGNLPGRTQTLSLAVYSATQAGQDDLAAQLVLLISVLCTLILWVSGRLLTPRWQA
- a CDS encoding aldehyde dehydrogenase, with protein sequence MDELIQAGRRAQEQVAAYTQEQIDDVCLAAGWALYNDENAQAMSALAVEETGYGNYESKVVKHKRKVGGAVEGILGKTSVGLIERDEETGISKYAKPVGLVCAILPATNPTATAGTKAVAILKGRNAVIFRPSSRARKASTLAVEFMRAALRRIGAPEDLVQIYDDADIPSTAELMQKCDLVVATGGGPMVRAAYSSGTPSYGVGVGNAVCIIAEDADVEEAVSMITASKTFDYATSCSSENSIIVQRGVLDDVLAEIRTNKGYICSHEEKAKLREWMWQTNDKGQLKINGKIVAQSATRIAADAGIEVPADTCMLVVMGEEPAVKDKFADEKMSPVLTLFTYETFDEALEKITSITNRYGRGHSMGIHTYRADYIERMGQTMLTSRITVRQPMAAANGGHATNYMPPTATLGCGTWGKNSTTENIHYKHFLNVTWVNEPRPARVFSEEAVWGEFHARHAQQHASRR
- a CDS encoding ABC transporter ATP-binding protein, with protein sequence MHPRTAPKATARTISIDIDTRVTAPGAEFRLQARFDAPGRRIALFGPSGSGKSLTLMSLAGLLRPHSGRIEVCGRTFLDTASGVNVPARKRNIGMLFQDYALFPHLTVRDNVSFGLKPIFGPLKAAHRERVDELLELCGLTALAGQRPAQISGGQRQRTALARALAPSPDLLLLDEPFTALDQPLRERMRAELFDILERFDLPMVMVSHDLEDVDHFAQTLVAFGHGRVLSVIDYEARRKLENPRQILDPLFLAAQTCK
- the modA gene encoding molybdate ABC transporter substrate-binding protein; translation: MNFKSLHAFLSLCIVLLSTPAMAGDLLVSAAASLTNAFSEMKAPFEKAHPGTTLVLNFASSGALLKQMEQGAPVDVFASADQVTMDKAEKLIEPGTRVNFAGNALVLIVPAEGGLPLTGAAELKGAQVKLVAIGNPDSVPAGRYAKGALELAELYDALTPKFVLAESVRQALDYVARGEVQAGFVYATDAALRADKVKVAAELAGHKPISYPVALLAASKEKEMGQAFLDFVTGEEGQAILAKFGFKRP
- a CDS encoding Tim44 domain-containing protein, producing MKNVSSSAAALPFPLTYLFFPIIALAFCLAWPDIADAKRMGGGGSFGSKSSYSKSYAKPADKSPGMTQQAAPASPSRFGGLGGMFGGLLMGGLIGSMLFGGGIGGPGMLDLLLLAAGGFLLFKFIRSRRVATANSAPYAFQGAGTEHTATSGGGWGQRLEPQVQRAPVLPKDVDEQEFLAGAKALYVRLQGSWDRRDLDDISQFTSPEVHAEIARQATDDPTPGRTEILMVDARVLESRTEGTETVISVLFDALLREDGPAAPSEQIREIWHIRRDETATSAQWTLEGIQQLEV